In Nitrospirota bacterium, the genomic window AAAACCCCCTTTTTAAATGCACGCTTTATACCATCTCTTAATGCACCTGGATTGATAGTGTCACCAATTTTCAGGCCTATCATATCAATTAGCAACTGCCTGTCAATACGTTTAAGGCCTTCAACCTCGATTGCTTTAATTTTTCCCTGATGGAAGGTTGTAGCTTGAATATCAGAAACAGAAAACAGAATATAGAATATAGATAACAGATAACAGAATATAAATTTTTTAAGTCTGCACTCTGGACTCTGTGCTCTGTCCTCTATCATTTAAATTCGAACCTGAACTTAAAATCTGCTCCCACGCTTCCTCTCTCATCTCTCAGGCCTACAAGGGAAAGATTTTTGTTTATAAGATATTCAAGTTTCAGGATGTGTTCTTC contains:
- a CDS encoding translocation/assembly module TamB domain-containing protein, with amino-acid sequence PSTSTLGSVSPRVTVGKRLLGEKIFVTYSTPIGTSEEHILKLEYLINKNLSLVGLRDERGSVGADFKFRFEFK